The following proteins are co-located in the Leptospira sp. GIMC2001 genome:
- a CDS encoding carbon-nitrogen hydrolase family protein, with protein sequence MVYFFNLAFHYDLDTTVVVFSKTFFMQKFKVAAIQLTSTEDIEQNLLRAFEICKDAAQAGAIVIGLPENFAFFGRESVKSENYEIIYRQSIEFLEKTSRELEIFLLGGGYPSKSSDAKKYYNTASIFSPKGEMLYTYHKMHLFDSNPGDGVEYKESNTVQAGEQLPMPVQLGDLGKFSSLVCYDLRFPELFRHLSKLGTEVIFLPAAFTKLTGEAHWEVLLRSRAIENLCYVVAPAQTGVHDSSGKRKTYGHSMIIDPWGKIVESIGDEIGYAMAEIDITKIYEARSKIPALSHRRLG encoded by the coding sequence ATGGTTTACTTTTTCAATCTGGCTTTCCATTATGACCTTGATACAACGGTTGTAGTATTTTCCAAAACGTTTTTTATGCAAAAATTCAAAGTCGCTGCAATTCAACTCACTAGCACAGAAGATATTGAACAGAATTTATTAAGAGCTTTTGAGATATGTAAAGATGCAGCTCAAGCAGGAGCAATCGTAATTGGATTGCCCGAAAATTTTGCATTCTTTGGACGCGAATCAGTCAAATCCGAAAATTACGAAATAATTTATAGGCAAAGTATAGAATTTTTAGAAAAAACCTCTCGAGAATTGGAAATATTTTTGCTCGGAGGTGGATATCCTTCTAAATCATCCGATGCCAAAAAATATTATAACACTGCATCAATATTTTCACCGAAAGGCGAGATGCTTTATACTTACCATAAAATGCATCTTTTCGATTCGAATCCTGGTGACGGAGTGGAATACAAAGAATCCAATACCGTTCAAGCGGGTGAACAATTGCCCATGCCTGTCCAATTAGGAGATCTTGGAAAATTTTCCTCTCTAGTTTGTTATGATCTGCGATTTCCCGAACTATTTCGACATCTATCAAAACTTGGAACAGAAGTGATTTTTCTTCCTGCAGCTTTTACCAAACTCACTGGAGAGGCTCATTGGGAAGTTTTGTTGAGATCAAGGGCTATCGAAAATTTATGTTATGTGGTAGCTCCAGCGCAGACGGGAGTCCATGACAGTTCCGGCAAGAGAAAAACATATGGTCATTCCATGATCATAGATCCTTGGGGCAAGATTGTAGAAAGTATTGGTGATGAAATTGGTTATGCGATGGCAGAGATTGATATAACCAAAATCTACGAGGCTCGGAGCAAAATTCCTGCCCTAAGCCATCGTAGATTGGGTTGA
- a CDS encoding YceI family protein, translating to MKKFLSITSLALVFAFAACKGNAPADLQGEKYPVASSSGTAYALDTASSVINWKGSKITGSHIGTVKVKSGEFYADGDKITAGKFIIDMPTITDNDLEGEWKAKLEGHLKDTDFFEVGKYPEGLFEIASVTTTDSGYDVRGNLTLKGITKGIQFPASIQFEDKKPVSATGSVKINRQNWNIVYKGMPDDLISDTIELELNLVTK from the coding sequence ATGAAAAAATTTCTATCCATTACCTCTCTAGCTTTGGTTTTCGCGTTTGCTGCTTGTAAAGGAAATGCACCGGCTGATTTACAGGGCGAAAAGTACCCAGTTGCAAGTTCATCTGGAACTGCATATGCTCTTGATACTGCAAGTTCTGTGATCAATTGGAAAGGATCCAAAATCACTGGCTCACATATTGGAACTGTAAAAGTAAAGTCTGGTGAATTTTATGCGGACGGAGACAAAATAACAGCCGGTAAATTTATTATTGATATGCCAACGATCACTGATAATGACCTCGAAGGTGAATGGAAAGCTAAATTAGAAGGTCATTTGAAAGACACTGACTTTTTTGAAGTTGGAAAATATCCTGAAGGCTTATTCGAAATCGCATCAGTTACAACAACTGACAGTGGTTATGATGTAAGAGGAAATCTAACATTGAAAGGAATCACAAAAGGAATCCAATTCCCAGCTTCTATTCAATTCGAAGATAAGAAACCAGTTTCGGCAACAGGTTCTGTAAAGATCAACAGACAGAATTGGAATATCGTTTACAAAGGTATGCCTGACGATCTAATCTCTGATACAATCGAATTAGAACTTAACTTAGTTACTAAGTAA
- a CDS encoding peptidase MA family protein — translation MIRRRYLIEIIFILIFLLHCGNSLISPKDDDDDLLIPLALIVWSLTPNCTSGSDIWARNIESNRSECIKANLVGSGKHMNLYVESGLETSLDFNNVIQDFDIKIHPALVETFGSPSDQNGDGKIDVFVLDIRDGSIDGGPFVAGFFDAADLFPDNPRSTVRSNQREILYMDGRQLIDILNRDPLAFGSTLAHEYQHLIRFPLMQNAGSQDDVWINEGTSEVASDIGGFGPQTSRIRCLRGDSNSPCSGGGNGVSLLEWTTGPPNDSSYVLKQYSYAYAFMRYIYDNSGLTEQERKSFFQKTVKGNNGVRASNALNLISLFKANADPSAVLSGTNTDNFQILLNSFWGQVIQGSNMSNISRSGGAASPWDITAVSNAFPLGTTLDALKTSSFTTLATTPSQIRASSMVRVSGNQSVAVTGTTGTTRLTSIPSGAASTLVFGESNKNISLTKSQPIIVADLHSLPNGSNSLEGKWKSWALEHEQDNHSGQIPGGIPVCGHPFLSK, via the coding sequence ATGATAAGACGTAGATATCTCATTGAAATTATTTTTATATTAATATTTCTTCTGCATTGTGGCAACTCATTAATTTCTCCTAAGGATGATGACGATGATTTGTTAATCCCACTTGCTCTAATTGTGTGGAGCCTTACACCCAATTGTACATCAGGATCAGATATTTGGGCACGAAATATTGAAAGCAATCGATCGGAATGTATCAAAGCAAATCTAGTGGGTTCAGGCAAACACATGAACTTGTATGTGGAATCTGGCCTTGAGACTTCTTTGGATTTCAATAATGTGATCCAAGATTTTGACATTAAGATACATCCCGCATTGGTTGAAACTTTTGGTTCACCTTCTGACCAAAATGGAGATGGGAAAATAGATGTCTTTGTTCTAGATATCCGAGACGGATCAATTGATGGAGGCCCTTTTGTTGCAGGATTTTTTGACGCTGCAGATCTTTTTCCAGATAATCCAAGATCAACAGTTAGATCTAATCAGAGAGAAATTCTTTATATGGATGGCAGGCAACTGATCGATATTCTCAACCGAGACCCACTTGCTTTTGGTTCTACTCTTGCTCATGAATACCAACATTTGATTCGATTCCCTCTGATGCAAAATGCGGGATCACAAGATGATGTTTGGATCAATGAAGGAACGAGCGAAGTCGCAAGTGATATCGGAGGTTTTGGCCCGCAAACATCTAGGATTCGGTGCTTACGAGGTGATTCCAATTCGCCATGTTCAGGTGGTGGAAATGGTGTATCACTATTGGAGTGGACAACAGGCCCGCCCAACGACAGCAGCTATGTGCTCAAACAATACTCATATGCTTATGCTTTCATGAGATATATATACGATAACTCTGGTTTGACGGAGCAAGAAAGAAAATCATTTTTTCAAAAAACTGTAAAAGGAAACAATGGAGTCCGGGCATCGAATGCGTTAAACCTAATTTCTCTTTTCAAAGCAAATGCTGATCCGTCCGCTGTCTTGAGTGGAACAAATACGGACAACTTTCAGATACTATTGAATTCTTTTTGGGGACAGGTCATTCAAGGAAGCAATATGTCTAATATTTCACGTTCGGGCGGAGCTGCCAGTCCTTGGGATATAACAGCTGTATCCAATGCTTTCCCGCTTGGAACTACTCTCGATGCTTTGAAAACATCAAGTTTTACAACTCTAGCAACGACTCCAAGCCAAATTCGAGCAAGCTCTATGGTTCGAGTAAGTGGAAATCAATCTGTGGCAGTTACTGGCACGACTGGAACCACTCGCCTAACTTCGATTCCATCGGGAGCTGCGAGCACTTTGGTATTTGGGGAATCCAATAAAAACATTTCTTTGACTAAGTCACAACCTATAATAGTTGCAGATCTTCATAGCCTTCCCAATGGCTCGAATAGCTTAGAAGGAAAATGGAAATCTTGGGCATTAGAACATGAACAGGACAATCATTCTGGTCAGATTCCTGGCGGAATTCCCGTTTGTGGTCATCCTTTTCTCAGCAAATAG
- a CDS encoding methyl-accepting chemotaxis protein has protein sequence MKNLFTLTLISKFVLHIFVSLILGIFCVVFLPMQFGISIWIATLIPILAIPAFSYIIIRKILSPIQKSAELIGEIAQGNIAIIAESDPNQEINLINSSINDLSATLNGILGGYKSYIEQLLEFATDLNSNSIVLSRTSNLTASSSEEITASMEEVDSSMELINTTIETQVGRLTNLIRGVKLLSESLDVVSQEMSDIRSNSSRISKLAEEGNSQLAQVRESMEQVSLSSLEMKKITEVIRGISDRINLLALNASIEAARAGEEGKGFAVVAQEVSKLADQTAQSIKSISGLIERSGHEFKKGISETLSSTEKFEQITRGITRMDDQISKIDDKIRDESDKSTRISEFADEAQRLSVEVQSATKEQKIAFSEISKSTMEISNTNQDQASIAEDTERIAGDLKTMASNIQQILDFFRTE, from the coding sequence TTGAAAAATTTATTTACATTGACTCTAATCTCAAAGTTTGTTCTCCATATTTTTGTTTCGTTGATTCTTGGAATATTTTGCGTAGTATTTCTTCCGATGCAATTCGGTATTTCAATCTGGATTGCAACCTTGATCCCGATTCTCGCGATTCCAGCTTTTTCCTACATCATTATCCGAAAGATATTATCACCCATACAAAAATCCGCAGAGCTAATCGGTGAGATTGCCCAGGGTAATATCGCAATCATTGCAGAATCCGATCCCAATCAAGAAATCAATCTTATCAATTCAAGTATCAATGATCTCTCTGCTACCTTAAATGGAATTCTGGGAGGATACAAATCTTACATAGAACAACTTCTTGAGTTCGCAACAGATCTAAATTCGAATTCTATTGTATTATCCAGAACAAGTAACCTCACTGCGTCCTCTTCGGAGGAAATAACTGCTTCCATGGAAGAAGTGGATTCTTCCATGGAATTGATTAACACAACGATCGAAACTCAAGTCGGACGATTGACAAACTTAATTCGAGGCGTAAAGCTTTTGTCAGAAAGTCTAGATGTAGTATCACAAGAAATGTCAGATATTCGTTCGAACTCATCAAGAATTTCGAAACTTGCAGAGGAAGGCAACTCTCAACTAGCACAAGTTAGAGAGAGCATGGAGCAGGTATCACTCTCATCTCTTGAAATGAAAAAAATAACGGAAGTGATTCGCGGAATCTCTGACCGAATCAATCTTCTTGCACTAAACGCATCGATTGAGGCTGCTAGAGCTGGAGAAGAGGGCAAAGGTTTTGCTGTTGTTGCCCAAGAAGTGTCAAAGCTCGCTGATCAGACAGCTCAATCCATCAAATCTATCTCTGGACTTATCGAAAGAAGTGGTCACGAATTCAAAAAAGGTATCAGTGAGACATTATCATCTACAGAAAAATTTGAACAGATCACTCGTGGAATCACTCGCATGGATGATCAGATCAGTAAGATTGATGATAAGATTCGCGATGAGTCGGACAAAAGTACTCGAATATCAGAATTTGCTGATGAAGCTCAGCGCTTATCAGTAGAAGTTCAATCGGCAACCAAAGAGCAAAAAATCGCATTCTCGGAAATCAGTAAATCAACAATGGAAATCTCTAACACAAACCAAGACCAGGCAAGTATTGCAGAAGATACAGAACGAATTGCAGGTGATTTGAAAACTATGGCATCAAATATTCAACAGATTTTGGATTTTTTTAGAACTGAATGA
- a CDS encoding glycerophosphodiester phosphodiesterase, whose translation MKPFIQKIILGFLLLLVVYTILLFIPISPNPGKKVLSADSTRIAHRCGRAIYPENTIFACRKITEQGLVDFLEMDFHLTKDDVAVVIHDDTLDRTTNGKGKISDYSYSELQTFDAGYHFSADSGATFPYRNKNVKIDKLESYFQNFPNYKFLIEVKPNSNKAADILLDLIRKYNMGERVLVGSFHQSVKDYLRSKNPSLGFYASTKEVIIWTLLEKIGLSHLYNIPSDALAVPKNMSILKVNESFVRSAKKQNLKILVWTINDQTDMVELLNMGVDGIMTDDPKLLDSIYHNLKNGSPAN comes from the coding sequence ATGAAACCATTTATCCAAAAAATAATTCTTGGTTTTTTGCTATTACTTGTAGTTTATACAATTTTACTTTTTATTCCGATTTCTCCGAATCCAGGGAAAAAAGTATTATCAGCTGACTCAACAAGAATTGCTCACCGATGCGGACGTGCGATTTATCCGGAGAATACTATTTTTGCATGTAGAAAAATTACGGAACAGGGCTTGGTTGACTTTTTAGAAATGGACTTCCATTTGACTAAGGATGATGTCGCTGTTGTGATTCATGACGATACATTAGATCGCACAACTAATGGCAAAGGCAAGATTTCCGACTACAGTTATAGTGAATTGCAAACTTTTGATGCAGGTTACCATTTCTCGGCTGATAGCGGTGCCACATTTCCTTATAGAAATAAAAATGTAAAGATTGATAAATTAGAAAGCTATTTCCAGAATTTCCCGAATTATAAATTTTTGATAGAAGTTAAACCTAATTCGAATAAGGCGGCAGATATCCTACTAGATCTTATTCGAAAATACAATATGGGCGAACGAGTCCTCGTCGGATCATTTCATCAATCGGTCAAAGATTACTTACGCTCGAAAAATCCAAGCTTAGGTTTCTATGCATCCACAAAAGAAGTTATCATTTGGACATTATTAGAAAAAATTGGACTGAGTCATTTATACAATATTCCATCAGATGCTTTGGCTGTGCCCAAAAATATGAGCATTTTAAAAGTTAACGAATCATTTGTTCGATCGGCAAAAAAACAAAATTTGAAAATCTTAGTGTGGACAATCAACGATCAGACTGATATGGTAGAGCTCTTAAACATGGGAGTTGATGGTATTATGACAGATGACCCAAAACTCTTAGATTCTATTTATCATAATTTAAAAAATGGATCCCCGGCGAACTAA
- a CDS encoding sugar phosphate nucleotidyltransferase has product MKKIRIGVIAAAGKGTRAYPRTTFIPKPLFEIQGKTILHRNIELLTEKFGVEKIYILVGYLKEQVVAEIEKIRFFSRKGPELIPSEWTTQGLGADIASLRDRINEPFVTILGDEFYYKTTHENFLKTLQKYPKLSASIGVQKTTLTSRIRKNYSVELNRDKIINLVEKPTDPPNNLLGLGSYLFTPEYFSFYDNTSPSPRSGIIELTDVIDKMAKESKGSVYATQMNCEYFNINSMQDYHHAVYEIRNDQFEKYSVSIVVPTQNHERSISDVLVDFKGKAKEILVIDNGSTDDSVKLAAIEKAKILSLPSDVEQDLGSQVRWGIEQAKGDIVIVVSPDGSFRSKDFPKLLEYLKDSDMVVGTRTTRQMIEQGSNLRPLARLINLFMGKLVEVFWWGQEPRFTDADCHYFGVWKESYNKISNELNEKSRFYVVELMIQFVNAHMRCIEIPVSYYKPVESSDYALMESIKNAWKIFNIILRKKLMPNND; this is encoded by the coding sequence TTGAAAAAGATTCGAATTGGTGTCATTGCAGCTGCCGGGAAAGGAACAAGAGCCTATCCTAGAACTACCTTTATACCCAAACCCTTATTTGAAATCCAGGGAAAAACCATTCTACATCGAAATATTGAGCTTCTCACCGAGAAGTTTGGTGTTGAAAAAATCTATATCTTAGTCGGATACCTAAAAGAGCAGGTAGTTGCCGAGATAGAAAAAATTCGTTTTTTCTCAAGGAAAGGTCCAGAACTCATACCAAGTGAGTGGACTACTCAAGGACTTGGAGCCGACATCGCAAGCCTTCGAGACCGAATCAATGAACCGTTTGTTACGATACTTGGTGATGAATTCTATTATAAAACCACCCACGAAAACTTTCTCAAGACTCTGCAGAAATATCCAAAATTATCTGCATCAATTGGAGTGCAAAAAACTACACTCACATCTCGAATTCGAAAGAACTATTCAGTTGAATTGAATAGGGACAAGATCATAAACCTTGTAGAAAAACCTACTGATCCACCGAACAATTTATTAGGCCTAGGTTCTTATCTTTTTACTCCTGAGTATTTTTCTTTTTATGATAATACGAGTCCGTCTCCTAGATCAGGAATTATTGAGTTAACAGACGTTATAGACAAAATGGCGAAAGAGTCAAAAGGTTCCGTTTATGCGACCCAGATGAATTGCGAGTATTTTAATATCAATTCTATGCAAGACTATCATCATGCTGTGTATGAAATTCGCAATGATCAATTTGAAAAGTATTCCGTTTCCATAGTTGTCCCGACTCAGAATCATGAAAGATCCATATCGGATGTCTTAGTCGATTTCAAAGGCAAAGCAAAAGAAATACTAGTTATTGACAACGGCTCGACAGATGACTCTGTGAAATTGGCTGCGATCGAAAAAGCCAAAATTTTGAGTCTGCCATCAGATGTTGAGCAAGACTTGGGCTCGCAAGTTCGTTGGGGCATTGAACAAGCAAAAGGTGATATAGTAATTGTTGTCTCCCCAGATGGATCATTTCGATCAAAAGATTTTCCTAAATTATTAGAGTATCTAAAAGATTCTGATATGGTTGTTGGTACACGAACTACAAGGCAGATGATTGAACAAGGTTCGAATCTTCGTCCACTGGCACGTCTTATCAATTTATTTATGGGCAAATTGGTTGAAGTGTTCTGGTGGGGTCAAGAACCGAGATTTACAGATGCGGATTGTCATTATTTCGGAGTATGGAAAGAATCTTATAATAAGATCTCGAATGAACTCAACGAGAAATCAAGATTTTACGTAGTTGAGCTAATGATTCAGTTTGTTAATGCTCATATGCGCTGTATTGAAATTCCAGTTTCATATTACAAACCAGTTGAATCGAGCGACTATGCTCTAATGGAATCAATAAAAAATGCCTGGAAAATATTTAATATTATTTTACGAAAAAAATTAATGCCTAACAATGATTAA
- a CDS encoding NAD-dependent epimerase/dehydratase family protein, with the protein MKVLVTGGCGFLGSHVCELFNKKGWDVVSYDSMTKYELKRTGYGTDATRDYNWNYLKGLGVTMVKGDIRNLEHLTDRTEGCDYIIHTAAQPAMTISWEDPELDFSTNVVGTYNVLEVARRRKIPVVNTSSIHVYGNSINESLKDGETSYIREPVEIPETQPVMVGEISPLHASKMSAEHYVRAFADMYKVKAASFRFTGIYGERQFGGEDHGWVANFAIRSIFGLPLRIFGTGKQTRDILHAQDGAMSYLNFFENPIPGVYNIGGSSPHKISLLECIHLIGDILGKKQEILFEQERPGDMRYFICDITEAKKFGFNPKILPREGVSKLLKWIDENREVFNIQK; encoded by the coding sequence ATGAAAGTTTTAGTAACCGGTGGATGTGGATTTCTAGGATCCCATGTATGTGAATTGTTTAATAAAAAGGGATGGGATGTGGTTAGTTATGACAGCATGACTAAGTATGAGCTCAAGAGAACTGGTTATGGAACTGATGCAACAAGAGATTACAATTGGAATTATCTCAAGGGACTAGGCGTTACTATGGTCAAGGGAGACATCCGAAACCTAGAGCATTTAACAGATAGAACAGAAGGTTGTGACTATATCATCCATACTGCAGCTCAACCAGCAATGACAATTTCTTGGGAAGATCCAGAACTTGATTTCTCAACCAATGTCGTTGGAACGTATAACGTCTTAGAAGTTGCAAGACGAAGAAAGATCCCTGTTGTTAACACGTCATCCATTCATGTCTATGGCAATTCTATCAACGAAAGTCTGAAAGACGGTGAGACTTCATATATTCGCGAGCCAGTAGAGATCCCAGAAACACAACCCGTTATGGTTGGAGAGATTTCGCCACTTCACGCATCCAAGATGAGTGCAGAACATTATGTTCGAGCATTTGCAGATATGTATAAAGTAAAAGCTGCGTCTTTTCGGTTTACTGGAATCTACGGAGAAAGACAATTCGGCGGCGAAGACCACGGCTGGGTTGCAAACTTTGCTATACGCTCAATCTTTGGTTTACCGCTTCGAATCTTTGGAACAGGTAAGCAGACACGAGATATTTTGCATGCTCAAGATGGCGCGATGTCTTACCTAAATTTCTTTGAGAACCCAATTCCAGGTGTATATAATATAGGTGGTTCTAGCCCTCATAAGATTTCACTACTGGAGTGCATCCACCTAATTGGTGATATACTAGGCAAGAAGCAAGAAATTCTTTTTGAGCAAGAAAGACCTGGAGATATGAGATACTTTATCTGTGATATTACAGAAGCTAAGAAATTCGGATTCAATCCAAAGATTCTTCCTAGAGAAGGAGTATCAAAACTTCTCAAATGGATTGATGAGAATCGAGAAGTTTTCAATATACAAAAATGA
- a CDS encoding glycosyltransferase family 2 protein: MKNKSNTLIVIPAYNEESTIREVVEGALEHADVCVVDDASKDSTPKILAEFSKKYPGKFFTKRHEKNTHIPGGVQDGMKIALEQNYDWVITMDAGMSHDPRELPLFLNAESEYELVIGRRGIIEGVPIYRKVISWLAARVMNYCLEPTLWKLFGPGIRDCTSGYRRYSKRIYSIIASTDLESVAFDFHMEALSIAISNKAKWKEIDITYVFSNSSFNSKVFKLAMKFAGKLLFRKLGFGNNKP; the protein is encoded by the coding sequence ATGAAAAATAAATCCAATACTCTAATTGTCATTCCTGCATATAACGAAGAAAGTACGATTAGAGAAGTAGTAGAGGGAGCACTTGAGCACGCTGATGTTTGCGTTGTTGATGATGCTTCCAAAGATTCAACTCCTAAGATTTTGGCTGAATTTTCTAAGAAATATCCTGGGAAGTTTTTTACCAAGCGACATGAGAAAAATACTCATATTCCAGGTGGCGTTCAAGATGGAATGAAGATTGCACTTGAGCAGAACTATGACTGGGTAATTACGATGGATGCAGGTATGAGTCACGATCCTCGTGAATTGCCTTTGTTTTTGAATGCTGAATCTGAATACGAACTAGTGATCGGAAGAAGAGGTATTATCGAGGGAGTTCCCATCTATAGGAAAGTAATTTCTTGGCTTGCAGCAAGGGTTATGAATTATTGTTTGGAGCCTACTCTTTGGAAATTATTTGGCCCTGGGATTCGCGATTGCACATCAGGTTATAGAAGATATTCAAAAAGAATCTATTCCATAATAGCATCCACCGATCTAGAATCTGTTGCCTTTGACTTTCATATGGAAGCACTATCAATAGCGATTTCTAACAAAGCAAAATGGAAAGAAATTGACATTACTTATGTTTTCTCTAATTCTTCATTCAACAGCAAAGTTTTTAAATTAGCTATGAAGTTCGCAGGGAAATTGCTATTTAGAAAATTAGGATTTGGTAATAATAAACCTTGA